In one window of Opitutus sp. GAS368 DNA:
- a CDS encoding patatin-like phospholipase family protein → MAFSAGSMTRKAFSAACLLVLFLTACVHAPLNKMLTPDAASNQVGFVPRPPQADDDGVVIMLFFSGGGTRAAAFSYGVLKELSLTPVPNSRPPRRLLDDVEAVAAVSGGSFTAAYYCLYHDRIFEDYESRFLKKNVQGALALRVLNPFTWPKLLSPYYGRSDLAAEYYDSHIFSGAKFGDLIKAGGRPYLAINSTDMATGEHFIFNDTRFGLISSDLNDYPIARAVAASSAIPLVLTPLTVKNYAGAPGAAKSDFLIRKPDAAQLSHRERQVLGILHSYADAKNRPYIHLVDGGYADNLGLESLLDDAIGVGGIAKLLARGGMRQPKRLVAIVVNAAAFRGEEWNKREAVPSILTSILTLGDQSGARADYQELEDFRDALEDWKKSEREKQTPSDIPPDYYLIHVGFDAIRDKEEKSFFRSLLTTFNLPDATVDRLTAAAGEILRDSPEYQRLLADLKTTRRSD, encoded by the coding sequence ATGGCTTTCTCGGCGGGCTCGATGACGAGAAAGGCTTTCAGTGCGGCCTGCCTTCTGGTGCTGTTTCTAACAGCGTGCGTTCATGCGCCGCTCAACAAGATGCTCACCCCGGACGCGGCGTCGAACCAGGTCGGGTTTGTCCCGCGTCCGCCACAAGCGGATGACGACGGTGTGGTAATCATGTTATTTTTCTCCGGGGGCGGCACCCGGGCCGCGGCCTTCTCTTACGGCGTGCTCAAGGAGCTCTCGCTGACCCCGGTGCCAAATTCCCGGCCGCCGCGCCGGCTGCTCGACGATGTGGAGGCGGTGGCCGCGGTATCGGGCGGGAGTTTCACCGCCGCCTACTATTGCCTGTATCATGACCGGATTTTCGAGGACTACGAGTCGCGTTTCCTCAAGAAAAACGTCCAGGGTGCTCTGGCGTTGCGCGTGTTGAATCCTTTTACGTGGCCCAAGTTGCTGTCGCCTTACTACGGGCGGAGCGACCTGGCCGCGGAATACTACGACAGTCATATTTTCTCCGGGGCCAAATTCGGCGACCTGATCAAGGCCGGAGGCCGGCCCTACCTCGCCATCAATTCGACCGATATGGCCACGGGCGAGCACTTCATCTTCAACGACACCCGCTTCGGCCTGATCAGCTCCGATCTGAATGACTATCCCATCGCCCGGGCGGTCGCGGCGTCCTCTGCCATCCCGCTGGTCCTGACCCCGTTGACCGTGAAAAACTATGCCGGTGCACCCGGTGCGGCAAAATCCGATTTCCTGATCCGGAAACCGGACGCGGCCCAGTTGTCACATCGGGAGAGGCAGGTTCTCGGCATCCTCCATTCCTATGCCGACGCGAAGAACCGGCCATACATTCACCTGGTTGATGGCGGATATGCGGACAATCTTGGCCTGGAGAGTCTCCTGGATGATGCCATCGGCGTCGGCGGCATAGCCAAACTTCTCGCCCGGGGAGGCATGCGCCAGCCAAAGCGCCTGGTCGCAATCGTCGTAAACGCCGCCGCCTTCCGCGGGGAGGAATGGAACAAGCGTGAAGCCGTTCCCAGCATCCTGACGTCAATCCTGACCCTGGGGGATCAGTCGGGAGCGCGGGCCGATTACCAGGAGCTGGAGGATTTTCGCGATGCCTTGGAGGACTGGAAGAAAAGCGAACGGGAGAAACAGACCCCATCGGATATCCCGCCCGACTACTATCTGATTCACGTTGGATTCGACGCCATTCGGGACAAGGAGGAGAAGTCCTTTTTTCGGAGCCTGCTGACCACCTTCAATCTCCCTGATGCCACGGTCGATCGGCTCACCGCCGCCGCCGGTGAAATCCTGCGCGATTCGCCGGAATATCAGCGGCTTTTAGCCGACTTGAAAACGACCCGCCGATCGGATTAG
- a CDS encoding YkgJ family cysteine cluster protein, with translation MDCRPNCGACCIAPSISSPIPGMLHGKPAGIPCVQLRPDMRCALFGKPERPAVCVNLRPTQEMCGTSREGALDYLRALERATSVEQGRG, from the coding sequence ATGGATTGCCGGCCTAACTGCGGCGCGTGCTGCATCGCTCCCTCGATCTCTTCGCCGATCCCCGGCATGCTGCACGGCAAGCCGGCGGGGATTCCCTGCGTGCAGCTGCGGCCCGACATGCGGTGTGCTCTATTCGGAAAGCCAGAGCGACCGGCCGTGTGCGTGAATCTCCGACCTACGCAAGAGATGTGTGGGACCTCAAGAGAGGGGGCCTTGGACTATTTGCGCGCCTTGGAGCGCGCCACTTCGGTGGAGCAGGGTAGGGGGTAA
- a CDS encoding S41 family peptidase has translation MRKASRTLLAGVVGLMLLTVARAAPDAAPAQEPANAWSELREKTFNVVWETVNESYYDPQFGGVDWPAIREKYRARLPQAADKGALNGLLMGMLGELRRTHFSILPRGMAVFTPEERGRNGTSLVDVIYTEGGVVVSTVRPEVTAAVRPGDLVRAIDQVELESLEKQLHAANVTDERCGLYLTQLVKSRLRGAVGTKVRLRLQGLDGKDRETELTIVPQEGEWSEPMGDFPSFPVETVAEANAEDRLVYLRFNVFARQAMKEIRTALNAVPPDGGLVIDLRGNPGGITLMAAGISGWLSDRTFLLATMHMRQGHIGFTVSPQPRAFLGPVAILIDSDSVSTSEIMAAGLQEAGRARIFGEPSPGAALPSVFKALPTGDLFQYAIADLQTPRGILIEGHGVIPDQIVARTRTDLAAGRDPVLSAARRWLEAQRHNPEPRP, from the coding sequence ATGCGGAAGGCATCGCGCACATTGCTTGCCGGGGTCGTCGGGCTGATGCTTTTGACGGTCGCGCGGGCGGCGCCCGACGCAGCCCCGGCCCAGGAACCGGCGAACGCTTGGAGCGAATTGCGGGAGAAAACCTTCAACGTGGTCTGGGAGACCGTGAACGAGTCCTACTACGATCCGCAGTTTGGCGGCGTCGACTGGCCGGCCATCCGCGAGAAATACCGCGCGAGGCTGCCACAGGCCGCCGACAAGGGAGCGTTGAACGGATTGCTGATGGGCATGCTGGGCGAATTGCGGCGCACGCACTTCTCGATCCTCCCGCGCGGGATGGCGGTGTTCACGCCGGAGGAACGCGGGCGCAACGGCACCTCGCTGGTGGACGTGATCTATACGGAGGGCGGAGTGGTGGTCAGCACGGTGAGGCCCGAAGTGACGGCGGCCGTCCGCCCCGGTGACCTGGTTCGCGCGATCGACCAGGTGGAACTGGAGTCCCTGGAAAAACAATTGCACGCCGCCAACGTGACCGACGAGCGCTGCGGGTTATACCTGACGCAGCTGGTCAAGAGTCGGCTGCGCGGTGCGGTAGGCACCAAGGTGCGGCTGCGCCTGCAGGGGCTGGACGGGAAGGACCGCGAGACGGAGCTGACCATCGTGCCGCAGGAGGGCGAATGGTCAGAGCCCATGGGCGACTTCCCCTCGTTCCCCGTGGAGACGGTCGCCGAGGCCAACGCGGAGGACCGGCTCGTTTACCTGCGGTTCAACGTGTTTGCGCGGCAGGCCATGAAGGAAATCCGCACCGCGTTGAACGCCGTGCCGCCCGACGGGGGGCTCGTGATCGACCTGCGCGGCAATCCCGGCGGCATCACGCTCATGGCCGCGGGGATCAGCGGCTGGCTGAGTGACCGCACTTTTCTGCTGGCCACGATGCACATGCGGCAGGGGCACATCGGGTTCACCGTGAGCCCGCAGCCGCGCGCGTTTCTCGGGCCGGTGGCGATCCTCATCGACAGCGATTCGGTCTCCACCAGCGAAATCATGGCCGCCGGGTTGCAGGAGGCGGGGCGCGCCCGCATCTTTGGTGAACCCAGCCCGGGCGCCGCGTTGCCCTCCGTGTTCAAGGCCCTGCCGACGGGCGATCTGTTTCAGTATGCCATCGCGGATCTCCAAACCCCGCGCGGGATCCTGATCGAAGGACATGGGGTCATCCCGGACCAGATCGTGGCGCGCACCCGGACCGATCTGGCGGCCGGCCGCGACCCCGTGTTGTCGGCGGCGCGGCGCTGGCTTGAGGCCCAGCGCCACAACCCCGAGCCCCGGCCATGA
- a CDS encoding PilT/PilU family type 4a pilus ATPase, whose product MAAIDSLLKTMLDKGGSDLHLTVGLPPKSRISGSLQVIGDKPLTASDMEALLKEITPEKRWKDFLEKKDLDLAHEVAGLARFRANFLYNHWGQAAVLRQIPAKILSFDQLNLPAALKKLCHLDQGLVVVTGPTGSGKSTTLAAMIDYINDNLAKHIITIEDPIEFVHPCKKSTIVHREVGEHTETFGAALKGAMRHDPDIVLLGEMREMETIKLALSCASMGMLVFGTLHTNNAPKTVDRIINTFPAEEQNQVRVMLAGCLAGVVAQLLCKKVPKGRVAVHEILLQHEALPNTIRMGQIANIRGIIESGRDDGMITMDNSLMDRVKDGTVEAKEAYMKGSNKALFAPLLKPGDLDGGH is encoded by the coding sequence ATGGCCGCCATCGACTCCCTCCTCAAGACCATGCTCGACAAGGGCGGCTCCGACCTGCACCTCACGGTCGGCCTGCCCCCGAAGTCCCGCATCTCCGGCTCGCTCCAGGTCATCGGCGACAAGCCGCTCACCGCGTCGGACATGGAGGCCCTCCTCAAGGAGATCACCCCCGAGAAACGCTGGAAGGATTTCCTCGAGAAGAAGGACCTCGACCTCGCCCACGAGGTTGCCGGCCTGGCGCGCTTCCGCGCCAACTTCCTCTACAACCACTGGGGCCAGGCCGCCGTCCTCCGCCAGATCCCGGCCAAGATCCTCTCGTTCGACCAGCTCAACCTCCCCGCGGCGCTGAAGAAGCTCTGCCACCTCGACCAGGGCCTCGTGGTCGTCACCGGCCCCACCGGCTCCGGCAAGTCCACCACGCTCGCGGCGATGATCGACTACATCAACGACAACCTCGCGAAGCACATCATCACCATCGAGGACCCGATCGAGTTCGTCCACCCCTGCAAGAAGTCCACCATCGTCCACCGCGAGGTCGGCGAGCACACCGAGACCTTCGGCGCCGCGCTCAAGGGCGCCATGCGCCACGACCCCGACATCGTGCTCCTCGGCGAAATGCGCGAGATGGAGACCATCAAGCTCGCCCTCTCCTGCGCCTCGATGGGCATGCTCGTCTTCGGCACGCTGCACACGAACAACGCGCCCAAGACCGTGGACCGCATCATCAACACCTTCCCCGCCGAGGAACAGAACCAGGTGCGCGTCATGCTCGCCGGCTGCCTGGCGGGCGTCGTCGCCCAGCTCCTCTGCAAGAAGGTGCCGAAGGGCCGCGTCGCCGTGCACGAGATCCTGCTCCAGCACGAGGCGCTGCCCAACACGATCCGCATGGGCCAGATCGCCAACATCCGCGGCATCATCGAGAGCGGCCGGGATGACGGCATGATCACGATGGACAACAGCCTCATGGACCGGGTGAAGGACGGCACGGTCGAGGCCAAGGAAGCCTACATGAAGGGCAGCAACAAGGCCCTCTTCGCCCCGCTGCTCAAGCCCGGCGACCTCGACGGCGGGCACTGA
- a CDS encoding YciI family protein, producing the protein MTHSSQYLLLLHQPGTGPGPTPEELQKIMARFGTWMEGLSAKGIVAGTNGLEPTGKVLRGPGGAVITDGPYAEAKEIVGGYILINAASLDEAVAIARGCPGLDHRLAVEVRPVKPR; encoded by the coding sequence ATGACGCACTCCTCCCAATATCTCCTGCTCCTCCACCAGCCCGGCACCGGTCCCGGCCCCACGCCGGAGGAGCTGCAAAAGATCATGGCGCGCTTCGGCACATGGATGGAGGGACTCTCCGCCAAGGGCATCGTCGCGGGCACCAACGGGCTCGAGCCCACCGGCAAGGTCCTGCGCGGGCCGGGCGGCGCGGTCATCACCGACGGACCCTACGCCGAGGCGAAGGAGATCGTCGGGGGCTACATCCTGATCAACGCGGCGAGCCTGGACGAGGCGGTCGCCATCGCCCGCGGCTGCCCCGGACTCGACCACCGCCTCGCGGTGGAAGTGCGCCCGGTGAAGCCGCGATAA
- a CDS encoding aquaporin has product MKKYLVEFIGTFFLVFTIGMTVVAPGAGNLAPLAIGCALMVMVYAGGHVSGAHYNPAVTLAVWLRGKCATADVGPYIAAQLAAATVAAFAVKALKTGLVTKAAAMTGAMTPEILPALLAEFVFTFGLAWVVLNVATAKGTSGNSFYGAAIGLTVTAGAFAVGGISGAVFNPAVAVGACLLGLISWGSFWIYLVACFGGAIAAAAAYKAVNGAE; this is encoded by the coding sequence ATGAAAAAATACCTCGTCGAGTTTATCGGCACCTTCTTCCTCGTCTTCACGATCGGCATGACGGTCGTCGCCCCCGGGGCCGGCAACCTGGCGCCCCTCGCCATCGGCTGCGCGTTGATGGTCATGGTCTATGCGGGCGGCCATGTTTCCGGCGCCCACTACAACCCCGCGGTCACGCTCGCCGTCTGGCTGCGCGGCAAGTGCGCGACCGCGGATGTCGGGCCTTACATCGCGGCGCAGCTCGCGGCCGCCACCGTGGCCGCCTTCGCCGTCAAGGCGCTCAAGACCGGCCTCGTCACCAAGGCCGCGGCGATGACCGGCGCGATGACTCCCGAGATCCTGCCGGCGCTGCTGGCGGAGTTCGTGTTCACCTTCGGCCTGGCGTGGGTCGTGCTCAACGTCGCCACCGCCAAGGGCACCAGCGGCAATTCCTTCTACGGCGCGGCCATCGGCCTGACCGTGACCGCCGGCGCGTTCGCCGTCGGCGGCATCTCCGGCGCGGTGTTCAACCCCGCCGTCGCCGTCGGCGCCTGCCTCCTGGGTCTCATCAGCTGGGGCAGCTTCTGGATCTACCTCGTCGCCTGCTTCGGCGGCGCGATCGCCGCGGCCGCCGCCTACAAAGCGGTCAACGGCGCCGAGTAA
- a CDS encoding protein kinase family protein, with the protein MSDYSGYQRKRAHSLGPFTSVYEATAPNGGPGRFALKIFHPPESTSIRRFYALEGWLLAAERQQKAAKKDGAVLEILAFGRCDEGAYCVMPWQERTLEPFAATLAAKGDLLRAVAECLLNALEQWGAQTGGSHRKLKPANIFVTRSGPLQGMTVVLSDPWFQLGVKAEKARVNDLAAVGAILAQIVRRREVAAWPIEDAPEWKALGRAGKVWLAYVNFLLDPSPATGELTIAEARKRLRAIPKDSNPARTALLVGTGVMVLAAGGIVAFARFGDPGIMPAQLVKLAEAVHNPRTRRETPSEFWAPLCRAWDTWLGDLQSNASRLLRTDALWSGPNDPLKIALQKFVAEANRLQPGVLVPEAAGEKRMSVLADAQAPALYQALLLVSAQERIAIAYNGGVMPEDGTTVQGVQPLSAQLERWQRWDEMRELLTRIEARGFTRAAAALGPKLAPKPGPGYKLDSVRTLKLFNDISLDDTGTLLLASRWSDLSRVKNDMETSNDRVQQAMPTVILARLVDRPSLGDFADSLADPLAELHAHRQRFLDPQVVRERFLKESLLLKETADVTAADFPRWEEQLALFSKVLAGDDPRQVPALNASVAQLKTAAGDLEADAPAAEPGGLATLSKADFDGEYQKRQAELAALRARQIVRIDLPAIAEETNQMAGRLQLLEQRVAATVALLNPQIWLDKVHQAYGKFIETKQRWAAWQATLNGVTAAVLDGRGNPANRQRFRDLRAQERQVREWIDGLEGAEGLGALVVPDLAALSADTAEALHTLEAARREQTATAVAGAADWKAALPATPWTKAGATVRKPIEDHRQWLADLPAFGADLDRLSGLLAGGFSWAEGVSDVSDRLAKRPGLDALTGRPAEWNTEARLLGTLTGSTDRAALAAAAQSGGLSRKLTAWRRLGTLAGWPAGPDDLDLDGAVVAALREIVGRDVKDEARKGSLTDELARETRVRWNHAARNSAGDVAKMSAVFERMPRYNIAESDLEAPALYNLKLWQLKRADWAEVDLAPLRKRRDDFVAAVRAITDVVAQPAVGTFVKTLADIELIVDPNRKPTPSPRLAGWTEELTDAGLGLTATWKAGGKTVKLDFAIVQPPDDTPPFYLARRELAVGEFLDLLATRKPEETAAVMAELPLWARAESYDKPYNKPVAWRPRVDDNGRYDGFELNPSWFIYTTAAVKGLLDDQDLRNQHKELEEAVAEKPTWRSPLQLVPPDAARILVEKILGARLPTVREWQAVLKVVGAPAAGNFRGPAFQRLFNYLRDYNVAGQTIPWRPNEGAFLPLVLNPGTTLRRKYVDDGAAAPGAEGTKLWFSPVDEGAAAGGFVNLTGNVSIYLYDETTRQYYAAGGSVLSPPALDFTQPQKVEAAGLIGAKRVTEGFSDVGIRPAFDAPPGFKERYKLLVLVRQQGFLTW; encoded by the coding sequence ATGTCCGACTACAGCGGCTATCAACGCAAACGGGCCCACTCCCTCGGGCCGTTCACCAGCGTCTATGAGGCGACGGCCCCGAACGGCGGGCCCGGGCGCTTTGCCCTGAAGATTTTCCATCCGCCGGAGTCCACCAGCATCCGCCGGTTCTACGCCCTGGAGGGCTGGCTGCTCGCCGCCGAGCGCCAGCAGAAGGCCGCGAAAAAAGACGGCGCCGTCCTGGAAATCCTGGCCTTCGGGCGCTGTGACGAGGGCGCTTACTGCGTCATGCCGTGGCAGGAACGCACACTGGAACCCTTCGCCGCGACGCTGGCGGCCAAGGGCGACTTGTTGCGCGCGGTGGCGGAGTGCCTGCTGAATGCTCTCGAGCAGTGGGGCGCCCAGACGGGCGGTTCGCACCGGAAGCTGAAGCCGGCGAATATTTTTGTGACCCGGTCCGGCCCGCTGCAGGGCATGACGGTGGTGCTCAGCGACCCGTGGTTCCAACTCGGGGTCAAGGCCGAGAAGGCGCGGGTGAACGACCTGGCGGCCGTCGGCGCGATCCTCGCGCAGATCGTGCGCCGCCGCGAAGTGGCGGCCTGGCCGATCGAGGACGCCCCCGAGTGGAAGGCGCTGGGCCGGGCCGGCAAGGTCTGGCTGGCCTACGTCAACTTCCTGCTGGATCCGTCGCCGGCCACCGGCGAGCTGACGATTGCCGAGGCGCGCAAACGCCTCCGCGCGATCCCGAAGGATTCCAATCCGGCCCGCACCGCCCTGCTCGTCGGCACCGGCGTGATGGTGCTGGCCGCCGGCGGCATCGTGGCGTTCGCGCGCTTCGGCGACCCGGGAATCATGCCCGCCCAGCTCGTGAAACTGGCGGAAGCGGTGCACAACCCGCGCACGCGGCGCGAAACGCCGTCCGAGTTCTGGGCCCCGCTCTGCCGGGCGTGGGACACCTGGCTCGGCGACCTGCAAAGCAACGCCAGCCGCCTGCTGCGGACCGACGCGCTGTGGTCCGGCCCGAACGACCCGCTGAAGATCGCACTCCAGAAATTTGTCGCCGAGGCCAATCGTCTCCAACCCGGGGTCCTGGTGCCCGAAGCCGCCGGGGAAAAACGCATGAGCGTGCTGGCCGATGCCCAGGCGCCCGCGCTCTACCAGGCCTTGCTGCTCGTGTCGGCCCAGGAACGCATTGCGATCGCCTACAACGGCGGCGTCATGCCGGAGGATGGAACGACGGTCCAGGGCGTGCAGCCGCTGTCCGCCCAACTGGAACGCTGGCAGCGGTGGGACGAGATGCGCGAGCTGCTGACCCGGATCGAGGCCCGCGGCTTCACCCGCGCCGCGGCGGCCCTGGGGCCGAAGCTGGCGCCGAAGCCCGGTCCCGGCTACAAGCTGGATTCCGTCCGCACGCTGAAACTTTTCAACGATATCTCGCTCGACGACACGGGCACGCTGCTGCTCGCCAGCCGGTGGAGCGACCTGTCGCGCGTCAAGAACGACATGGAGACCAGCAACGACCGGGTCCAGCAGGCGATGCCCACCGTGATCCTCGCGCGCCTGGTGGACCGCCCGTCGCTCGGCGACTTCGCCGACTCGCTCGCCGATCCGCTCGCCGAACTGCACGCGCACCGGCAGCGCTTCCTCGATCCGCAGGTGGTGCGCGAACGCTTCCTGAAGGAATCTTTGCTGCTGAAGGAGACGGCGGACGTGACGGCGGCGGACTTCCCGCGTTGGGAAGAACAACTGGCCTTGTTCTCGAAGGTCCTCGCCGGGGACGATCCGCGGCAGGTGCCGGCGCTCAACGCGAGCGTGGCGCAGCTCAAAACGGCGGCCGGCGACCTGGAGGCCGACGCACCGGCGGCGGAGCCGGGTGGGCTGGCGACGCTGAGCAAGGCGGATTTTGACGGCGAGTATCAGAAGCGGCAGGCGGAGCTGGCGGCCCTGCGCGCCAGGCAAATCGTGCGCATCGACCTGCCGGCCATCGCGGAGGAAACCAACCAGATGGCCGGGCGGTTGCAGCTGCTCGAACAGCGCGTGGCCGCCACGGTCGCCCTGCTGAACCCGCAGATCTGGCTGGACAAGGTCCACCAGGCCTACGGCAAATTCATCGAGACGAAGCAACGCTGGGCCGCCTGGCAGGCGACCCTGAACGGGGTGACGGCGGCGGTGCTTGATGGCCGCGGCAACCCCGCCAATCGCCAGCGGTTCCGCGACCTGCGCGCGCAGGAGCGCCAGGTGCGGGAGTGGATCGACGGACTCGAAGGCGCCGAAGGCTTGGGCGCGCTGGTCGTGCCGGATCTGGCCGCGCTCTCCGCCGATACCGCGGAGGCGCTGCACACGCTCGAAGCCGCGCGGCGCGAGCAGACGGCGACCGCCGTGGCCGGCGCCGCCGATTGGAAGGCCGCACTGCCGGCAACGCCCTGGACCAAGGCCGGCGCCACCGTGCGTAAACCGATCGAGGACCACCGCCAATGGCTGGCCGACCTGCCGGCCTTCGGCGCCGACCTCGACCGCCTGAGCGGGCTGCTCGCCGGCGGCTTCAGCTGGGCCGAGGGCGTGAGCGACGTGTCCGACCGGCTCGCGAAGCGCCCCGGACTGGACGCCCTCACGGGCCGGCCGGCGGAGTGGAACACGGAGGCCAGATTGCTCGGCACGCTGACGGGCAGCACCGATCGCGCCGCCTTGGCCGCGGCGGCCCAAAGCGGCGGACTCTCGCGCAAGCTCACGGCCTGGCGGCGGCTCGGCACGCTGGCGGGCTGGCCGGCGGGCCCCGATGATCTCGATCTCGACGGCGCCGTCGTGGCGGCGCTGCGCGAGATCGTCGGCCGCGATGTGAAGGACGAAGCCCGGAAGGGCAGCCTGACCGACGAACTCGCGCGCGAGACGCGCGTGCGCTGGAACCATGCCGCCCGCAACTCCGCCGGCGACGTCGCGAAGATGTCGGCCGTCTTCGAGCGGATGCCCCGTTACAACATCGCCGAGAGCGATCTCGAGGCGCCGGCCCTGTATAATCTCAAACTCTGGCAACTGAAGCGCGCCGACTGGGCCGAAGTGGACCTCGCCCCGCTGCGCAAGCGGCGCGATGACTTTGTCGCGGCGGTCCGCGCGATCACCGACGTGGTCGCCCAGCCGGCCGTGGGGACCTTCGTGAAGACGCTCGCCGACATCGAGCTCATCGTCGACCCGAACCGCAAGCCGACGCCCTCGCCCCGGCTGGCCGGCTGGACGGAGGAGCTGACGGACGCGGGCCTGGGCCTCACCGCCACGTGGAAGGCCGGCGGGAAGACCGTGAAGCTGGATTTCGCCATCGTGCAACCGCCCGATGACACGCCGCCCTTCTATCTGGCGCGGCGCGAGCTCGCCGTGGGCGAGTTCCTCGACCTGCTCGCCACGCGGAAACCAGAGGAGACCGCGGCGGTGATGGCGGAGCTGCCGCTGTGGGCGCGCGCCGAATCCTACGACAAGCCTTACAACAAGCCGGTGGCCTGGCGCCCGCGGGTTGACGACAACGGCCGATACGACGGCTTCGAGCTCAACCCCAGCTGGTTCATCTACACGACCGCTGCCGTGAAAGGCCTGCTCGACGACCAGGACCTGCGGAACCAGCACAAGGAACTCGAGGAGGCGGTGGCGGAGAAGCCGACCTGGCGCAGCCCGCTCCAGCTGGTGCCGCCGGATGCCGCCAGGATTCTGGTGGAAAAAATCCTGGGCGCGCGGTTGCCGACCGTCCGGGAGTGGCAGGCGGTCCTGAAAGTCGTGGGGGCGCCCGCCGCCGGGAATTTCCGCGGCCCGGCCTTCCAGCGCCTGTTCAATTACCTCCGGGATTACAATGTGGCCGGCCAGACCATCCCCTGGCGGCCGAACGAGGGCGCGTTCCTGCCTTTGGTGCTGAACCCCGGCACCACCTTGCGCCGGAAATATGTGGATGACGGGGCGGCGGCCCCGGGGGCCGAGGGCACCAAGCTGTGGTTCTCGCCGGTCGACGAGGGCGCGGCGGCCGGCGGCTTTGTCAACCTGACCGGCAACGTCTCGATCTACCTCTATGATGAAACCACCCGGCAGTATTATGCCGCCGGCGGCTCGGTGCTCTCGCCGCCCGCCCTCGACTTCACGCAACCGCAGAAAGTCGAGGCCGCCGGCCTGATCGGGGCCAAGCGCGTGACCGAGGGCTTCAGCGATGTCGGCATCCGGCCGGCCTTCGACGCGCCGCCGGGTTTCAAGGAGCGCTACAAGCTGTTAGTGCTTGTGCGCCAACAGGGATTTCTGACATGGTGA
- a CDS encoding PilT/PilU family type 4a pilus ATPase — MNNEILWLIRLGLDARLFDREQALGVMRAVGKAGQLMDFAQKLIDDGIVTDVEKLETIAGNAMARAAAGPPPGNPLLDENQPAMEATPGKAATLKGELNAAAPKFPFKGIASLDDPALAAALRQLLIDTGRFGASDLHLSAGSRPFIRKHRALASITDHTLTEQEALRLNTVLLAEHQKNVFLERRDYDLALALGPENRYRVNLMFHKWGASGSYRMVPAGIPKLDDLGLRNLAAIRKLLSYHNGLILITGPVGAGKTTTLAAMVAELNEQRSDHIITVEDPIEVVQTPKGCNVTQREVGPHTKSFFTALKGALREDPDVIVIGELRDLETIEMAISASETGHLVIGTMHTSDAATTLNRLLDVFPPAQQTQIRASVAESLRGVVCQRLLPSTEGGLVVACEIMISITAIQALIRDGKTAGLRNVMETGVKEGMCVMENVVLELYNQKKISKETALLNVSTRNVRQKIEPSASTAAPMGASAAKK; from the coding sequence ATGAACAACGAGATCCTCTGGCTCATCCGCCTCGGCCTTGACGCCAGGTTGTTCGACCGCGAACAGGCCCTCGGCGTCATGCGGGCCGTCGGCAAGGCCGGCCAGCTGATGGACTTCGCCCAGAAGCTCATCGACGACGGCATCGTCACCGATGTCGAGAAGCTCGAGACCATCGCCGGCAACGCCATGGCCCGCGCCGCCGCCGGCCCGCCGCCGGGCAACCCGCTCCTCGACGAGAACCAGCCCGCGATGGAGGCCACGCCCGGCAAGGCGGCCACCCTGAAGGGCGAACTCAACGCCGCCGCGCCAAAATTCCCCTTCAAGGGGATCGCCTCGCTCGACGACCCGGCCCTGGCCGCCGCCCTGCGCCAGCTGCTCATCGACACCGGCAGGTTCGGCGCCAGCGACCTCCACCTCTCCGCCGGCTCGCGACCCTTCATCCGCAAGCACCGCGCCCTCGCGTCCATCACCGACCACACCCTGACCGAGCAGGAGGCGCTGCGCCTCAACACCGTCCTGCTCGCCGAGCACCAGAAGAACGTCTTCCTCGAGCGCCGCGACTACGACCTCGCCCTCGCGCTGGGCCCGGAGAACCGCTACCGCGTCAACCTCATGTTCCACAAGTGGGGCGCATCGGGCTCCTACCGCATGGTGCCCGCCGGCATCCCCAAGCTGGACGACCTCGGCCTGCGCAATCTCGCCGCCATCCGCAAACTCCTCTCCTACCACAACGGCCTCATCCTGATCACCGGCCCCGTCGGCGCCGGCAAGACCACCACCCTCGCCGCCATGGTCGCCGAGCTCAACGAGCAGCGCTCGGACCACATCATCACCGTCGAGGATCCGATCGAGGTCGTGCAGACGCCCAAGGGCTGCAACGTCACCCAGCGCGAGGTCGGCCCGCACACCAAATCCTTCTTCACCGCGCTCAAGGGGGCCCTCCGCGAGGATCCCGATGTCATCGTCATCGGCGAGCTCCGCGACCTCGAGACCATCGAGATGGCCATCAGCGCCTCCGAGACCGGGCACCTTGTCATCGGCACGATGCACACGAGCGACGCGGCCACGACGCTGAACCGCCTGCTCGATGTCTTCCCGCCCGCGCAACAGACCCAGATCCGCGCCAGCGTGGCCGAGAGCCTCCGCGGCGTCGTCTGCCAGCGCCTGCTCCCGTCCACCGAAGGCGGCCTCGTCGTCGCCTGCGAGATCATGATCTCGATCACCGCGATCCAGGCCCTGATCCGCGACGGCAAGACCGCCGGCCTGCGCAACGTCATGGAGACCGGCGTCAAGGAGGGCATGTGCGTCATGGAGAACGTCGTCCTCGAGCTCTATAACCAGAAAAAGATCAGCAAGGAGACCGCCCTCCTCAACGTCTCCACCCGCAACGTCCGTCAGAAGATCGAACCCTCCGCCTCCACCGCGGCCCCGATGGGCGCCTCCGCCGCAAAGAAATAA